A region of Leishmania infantum JPCM5 genome chromosome 31 DNA encodes the following proteins:
- a CDS encoding putative calreticulin, whose translation MAQRAMLAAVVGVLVLCVYVVQAEIFFHEEFNTMDGWVQSEHTSDYGKVALSVGAIHVDAEKEQGLKLMEDAKFYAVSKKLPKAVSNDGKSIVVSFSVKNEQKLTCGGTYLKFFSELDQKDLHGESAYWLMFGPDTCGSSTRLQFILSYNGTNHLWKKLWRPKTDKATHVYTVEIAPNNTYQLYVDGMHIQEGSFEEEWDMLPPKTIPDPTDEKPADWVDDMMMDDPSDTKPEHWDDEPATITDSEAVKPVDWDDAEDGVWEAPKIPNPNYRGAWTPRRIHNPDYKGKWAARQIPNPAYKEDPNLYRAPAPLQYVGIDVWQVEGGSIFDDIIIGDDITEVLGVVKSTYGAMAEKERDLIQAEEKKEATKEPAEAAAEKPNVGEHADHTPDEGDSEDKEDL comes from the coding sequence atggcgcagcgggcgatgctggccgccgtcgttgGCGTGCTGGTTCTCTGCGTGTACGTTGTCCAGGCGGAGATCTTCTTCCACGAGGAGTTCAACACCATGGATGGGTGGGTGCAGTCGGAGCATACGAGCGACTACGGCAAGGTCGCGCTCTCGGTGGGTGCGATTCACGTGGATGCTGAGAAGGAGCAGGGCCTGAAGCTCATGGAGGACGCCAAGTTCTACGCTGTCTCGAAGAAGCTGCCGAAAGCAGTTTCGAACGACGGCAAGTCGATCGTTgtctccttctccgtcaAGAACGAGCAAAAGCTTacgtgcggcggcacctACCTCAAGTTCTTTTCCGAGCTGGACCAGAAGGACTTACACGGCGAGTCTGCGTACTGGCTGATGTTCGGCCCCGACACCTGTGGCTCCAGCACCCGTCTGCAGTTCATCTTGAGCTACAACGGCACGAACCACCTCTGGAAGAAGTTGTGGAGGCCAAAGACCGACAAGGCCACTCACGTCTACACGGTCGAGATCGCGCCAAACAATACGTACCAGCTGTACGTCGATGGCATGCACATCCAGGAAGGGTCGTTTGAGGAGGAGTGGGACATGCTACCGCCAAAGACCATCCCTGACCCGACGGATGAGAAGCCGGCGGACTGGGTGGATGACATGATGATGGACGATCCGTCTGACACGAAGCCGGAGCACTGGGACGACGAGCcggccaccatcaccgaCTCTGAGGCTGTCAAGCCGGTGGACTGGGACGATGCGGAAGACGGCGTGTGGGAGGCCCCGAAGATTCCGAACCCGAACTACCGCGGTGCGtggacgccgcgccgcatccATAACCCCGACTACAAGGGCAAGTGGGCAGCGAGGCAGATCCCGAACCCGGCTTACAAGGAGGACCCGAACCTGTACagggcgccggcgccgctgcagtaCGTCGGCATCGATGTCTGGCAGgtggagggcggcagcatcTTCGATGACATAATCATCGGTGACGACATTACGGAGGTGTTGGGTGTGGTGAAGAGCACGTACGGCGCCAtggcagagaaggagagagatcTCATccaggcggaggagaagaaggaggCCACGAAAGagccggcggaggcggcagccgagAAGCCGAATGTGGGCGAGCACGCTGACCACACGCCAGACGAAGGCGACAGCGAGGATAAGGAGGACCTGtag
- the RPOIILS gene encoding RNA polymerase ii largest subunit, which translates to MSGGAPLPPSQMPLQKVHEVQFEVFKEAQIKAYAKCIIEHAKSYEHGQPVRGGINDLRMGTTDFEYSCETCGLKHPECPGHFGYVELAEPIFNINVFDVVLIALKCVCKYCGALLMDTNDPSEMKKIAHLQGLNRLRMVAKLCGSVCKRSKDIQGCEGKGRQPRIGRFAGIYPGLQIKVTQEEQDYVWHAENARQVLDRVSDSDALIMGFDPRFCHPRDLILTVLPIPPPQVRPAVAFGSAKSDDELTHQIMSIVKRNIQLRKDKESGVKAAVDRSRALLQEHVATFFNNASTYYKPAKVGDTKKLKSLTERLKGKYGRLRGNLMGKRVDFSARTVITGDPNIDVDEVGVPFSVAMTLTFPERVNVINKKRLTEFVQRTTYPSANYIIRPNGNVTKLALVKDRNAVHLDVGDVVERHVIDGDVVLFNRQPTLHRMSMMGHRVRVLNYNTFRLNLSCTTPYNADFDGDEMNLHVPQSLLTKAELIEMMMVPKNFVSPNKSAPCMGIVQDSLLGSYRLTDKDTFVDKYFIQSVALWLDLWELPIPAILKPRPLWTGKQIFSLILPEVNHPASPYDKPPFPHNDKKIMIQRGQLLVGAITKGVVGAAPGSLIHVIFNERGSDEVAKFINGVQRITTYFNYCFAFSVGVQDTVADATTLKEMNNVLHKTRQSVEKIGAAANNGKLTRKAGMSLLQSFEADVNSALNKCREEAAKKALSNVRRTNSFKVMIEAGSKGSDLNICQIAVFVGQQNVAGSRIPFGFRRRTLPHFMLDDYGETSRGMATRGYVEGLQPHEFYFHTMAGREGLIDTAVKTSDTGYLQRKLVKALEDVHASYDGTVRNANQELIQLAYGEDGLDGARIEGNQAFPIPHMTNSEMADKYRYEYNDEGSFSENMGGHYMDPFVRDSLLRDPQSVLKLQEEFEQLMKDRAMSRLVIDMEDKNKLKMNLPVNVARLIQNARTTMGKRSQVSNLNPITVINRVRELQEDLAQLFPSYHKDYNGRFANVLSQQRVERALTLFGIHLRQILGSKRVLKEYKLNDKAFEYLLKEIRTKYQQSLITPGEIIGAIAAQSCGEPATQMTLNTFHNAGISSKNVTLGVPRLLELLNVSKNQRNASVAVCLIREYQKRNKAQEAQQFIEYCTLANITTTVQIIYDPDPRNTVVAEDEEMIRWEQAVMNEEDEEPDAEQPPSPFIARLILDNDLFNDKRLNMKDVKSAIRQVDDTYMVQANMENDGQRIVRLRPRKCTGADSVPALTKAVAQLLQSVHLRGIPGIKKTLLKEGNTFRVDPETGGIKNESSWMVDTEGTALQRIFVGVVNNEGKNIIDFSKTSSNKIPEVVTVLGIEAARRKLLSELREAYLAYGLNINYRHYTILVDTMCQRGYLMAVSRTGINRSETSGPLMRCSFEETVKVLMTAAAFGEKDPVRGVSASLVLGNQARIGTGLFDLLLDMSKLQHVVPLDKATEARTSNVYHTDASVAPGSSTLQGSHGELPPSTVHENSSLAAGASSVYPRHERAGMYGGIPIEASEVQFSSALPTVMGTVLAASNTTEYHSSHHLSGASTYLASSALPSASALDTELSSYHLQSVARSTAYGYAPVTASGMPMPGGAQLSVGEGGSMPYPYEASNGERFGSLGGAASSRASAPYDPTQQPSQEFSPTEEQEEP; encoded by the coding sequence ATGTCGGGTGGTGCGCCTCTCCCGCCTTCGCAGATGCCACTGCAGAAGGTGCATGAGGTTCAGTTTGAGGTGTTCAAGGAGGCGCAGATCAAGGCCTATGCCAAGTGCATCATCGAGCATGCCAAGTCCTACGAGCACGGTCAGCCGGTGCGGGGCGGCATCAACGACCTGCGCATGGGCACGACAGACTTCGAGTACAGCTGCGAGACCTGCGGGCTGAAGCACCCGGAATGCCCCGGCCACTTTGGCTACGTGGAGCTGGCCGAGCCGATCTTCAACATCAACGTGTTTGACGTCGTGCTGATCGCGCTTAAGTGCGTCTGCAAGTactgcggcgcgctgctgatggACACAAATGACCCGTCAGAGATGAAGAAGATCGCGCATCTGCAGGGCCTCAACCGCCTGCGCATGGTCGCCAAGCTCTGCGGCAGCGTGTGCAAGCGGAGCAAGGACATCCAGGGCTGTGAGGGCAAGggccgccagccgcgcaTCGGCCGCTTCGCTGGCATCTACCCAGGTCTGCAGATCAAGGTTACTCAGGAGGAGCAGGATTACGTGTGGCACGCCGAGAACGCGCGGCAGGTGCTGGACCGCGTCTCGGACAGCGATGCCCTCATCATGGGCTTCGACCCGCGCTTCTGCCACCCACGGGACTTGATCCTCACGGTGCTGCCGATTCCCCCGCCGCAAGTCCGCCCCGCCGTCGCCTTCGGCTCGGCCAAGTCGGATGATGAGCTCACCCACCAAATCATGTCCATTGTGAAGCGCAACATTCAACTACGCAAGGACAAGGAGTCCGGCGTCAAAGCCGCCGTGGACCGCTCGCGCGCACTTCTGCAGGAGCACGTTGCCACTTTCTTCAACAATGCCTCCACCTACTACAAGCCCGCCAAGGTCGGCGACACCAAGAAGCTCAAGTCACTGACGGAGCGGCTGAAGGGGAAGTACGGCCGGCTGCGCGGCAACTTGATGGGCAAGCGCGTAGACTTTTCGGCCCGCACGGTCATCACCGGCGACCCAAACATCGACGTCGATGAAGTCGGCGTACCGTTCTCCGTCGCCATGACGCTGACCTTCCCGGAACGGGTGAACGTGATTAACAAGAAGCGTCTGACGGAGTTTGTGCAGCGCACCACGTACCCTTCGGCCAACTACATCATCCGACCGAACGGCAACGTAACGAAGCTGGCTCTCGTGAAGGAtcgcaacgccgtccaccTCGACGTTGGCGACGTGGTCGAGCGCCACGtcatcgacggcgacgtTGTGCTCTTCAACAGGCAGCCGACGCTGCACCGCATGAGTATGATGGGGCACCGCGTCCGCGTGCTGAACTACAACACCTTTCGCCTGAACCTGTCCTGCACGACGCCGTACAACGCCGATTTCGACGGCGATGAGATGAACCTGCATGTTCCGCAGTCGCTGCTCACTAAGGCGGAGCTGATTGAGATGATGATGGTACCCAAGAACTTCGTGTCGCCGAACAAGTCGGCGCCCTGCATGGGCATCGTGCAAGACAGCCTGCTCGGCAGCTACCGCCTTACCGACAAGGACACCTTTGTCGACAAGTACTTTATTCAGAGCGTCGCGCTCTGGCTGGATCTGTGGGAGTTGCCGATCCCGGCCATCCTGAAGCCGCGTCCACTCTGGACCGGAAAGCAGATCTTCTCGCTTATCCTGCCGGAGGTCAACCATCCCGCCTCTCCGTACGACAAGCCGCCCTTCCCGCACAACGACAAGAAGATCATGATCCAGCGTGGCCAGCTGCTGGTGGGCGCCATCACGAagggcgtcgtcggcgccgccccgGGGTCGCTTATCCACGTCATCTTCAACGAGCGCGGCTCCGATGAGGTGGCCAAGTTCATCAACGGCGTGCAGCGGATCACGACGTACTTCAACTACTGCTTTGCCTTCTCGGTCGGCGTGCAGGACACCGTGGCCGATGCGACGACGCTCAAGGAGATGAATAACGTGCTGCACAAGACGCGCCAATCCGTCGAGAAaatcggcgccgctgcgaacAACGGCAAGCTGACGCGCAAGGCTGGCATGTCGCTGCTTCAGTCCTTCGAGGCAGATGTGAACAGTGCCCTAAACAAGTGCcgtgaggaggcggcgaagaaggcgctgaGTAATGTCCGCCGCACAAACAGCTTCAAGGTCATGATCGAGGCCGGAAGCAAGGGCAGTGACCTGAACATTTGCCAGATCGCCGTATTCGTCGGGCAGCAAAAcgtcgccggcagccgcatccCCTTCGGCTTCCGTcgccgcacgctgccgcACTTCATGTTGGACGACTACGGTGAGACGTCTCGTGGCATGGCGACGCGCGGGTACGTGGAAGggctgcagccgcacgagTTTTACTTCCACACCATGGCAGGGCGCGAAGGGCTCATCGACACAGCCGTCAAGACGTCCGACACCGGATACCTGCAGCGAAAGCTCgtgaaggcgctggaggacgtgCACGCCTCCTACGACGGCACGGTACGGAACGCGAACCAGGAGCTCATCCAGTTGGCGTACGGCGAAGACGGGCTGGACGGTGCTCGCATTGAGGGCAACCAAGCCTTCCCGATCCCGCACATGACGAACAGTGAGATGGCTGACAAGTACCGCTACGAGTACAACGACGAGGGCAGCTTCTCGGAGAACATGGGCGGCCATTACATGGATCCGTTTGTGCGcgactcgctgctgcgcgacccGCAGAGCGTGCtgaagctgcaggaggagttCGAGCAGCTGATGAAGGATCGCGCGATGTCGCGGCTCGTTATTGACATGGAGGACAAGAACAAGCTCAAGATGAACCTGCCCGTGAACGTCGCGCGGCTCATTCAgaacgcgcgcacgacgaTGGGTAAGCGCAGCCAGGTATCCAACCTGAACCCGATCACTGTGATCAACCGCGTGcgggagctgcaggaggacctcgcgcagctgttCCCGTCCTACCACAAGGACTACAACGGCCGCTTCGCTAATGTGCTgagccagcagcgcgtggaGCGGGCCCTCACGCTCTTTGGCATCCACTTGCGCCAGATCCTCGGCTCGAAGCGGGTGCTGAAGGAGTACAAGTTGAATGACAAGGCGTTTGAGTACCTGCTGAAGGAGATCCGCACCAAGTACCAGCAGTCCCTCATCACCCCTGGTGAGATTATCGGCGCCATTGCCGCGCAGTCGTGCGGTGAGCCCGCGACCCAGATGACCCTGAATACCTTCCACAACGCCGGCATTTCGTCCAAGAACGTGACCCTCggcgtgccgcggctgctggagctgctgaatGTGAGCAAGAACCAGCGCAATGCCAGCGTGGCCGTCTGCCTGATCCGCGAGTATCAGAAGCGCAacaaggcgcaggaggcgcagcagttTATCGAGTACTGCACGCTGGCGAATATAACGACAACGGTGCAGATCATATACGACCCCGACCCGCGCAACACCGTCGTggccgaggacgaggagatGATCCGGTGGGAGCAGGCGGTGATGAatgaagaggacgaggagccGGACGCAgagcagccgccgtcgcctttCATTGCACGCCTCATCCTGGACAACGACCTCTTCAACGACAAGCGGCTTAACATGAAAGATGTGAAGAGCGCGATCCGGCAGGTAGACGACACCTACATGGTGCAGGCAAACATGGAGAACGACGGCCAGCGCAttgtgcggctgcgtccgCGCAAGTGCACCGGGGCGGACTCCGTGCCGGCGCTCACGAAGgcggtcgcgcagctgctgcagagcgtgCACCTACGCGGTATCCCTGGCATCAAGAAgacgctgctgaaggagGGCAACACGTTCCGCGTCGACCCCGAGACGGGCGGCATCAAGAACGAATCGAGCTGGATGGTGGACACAGAGggcacggcgctgcagcgcatcttCGTCGGCGTCGTGAACAACGAGGGCAAGAACATCATCGACTTCTCCAAGACCAGTAGCAACAAGATCCCtgaggtggtgacggtgctgggcatcgaggcggcgcggcgcaagCTGCTCTccgagctgcgcgaggcttATCTCGCCTACGGGCTAAACATCAACTACCGCCACTACACCATCCTTGTCGATACCATGTGCCAGCGCGGTTACCTGATGGCCGTCAGCCGCACTGGCATCAACCGCAGCGAGACATCCGGGCCGTTGATGCGGTGCTCCTTCGAGGAAACGGTGAAGGTGCTCATGACAGCGGCCGCGTTTGGCGAGAAGGATCCGGTGCGTGGGGTATCTGCGAGCCTCGTACTCGGCAATCAGGCCCGCATCGGCACCGGCCTGTTTGACCTTCTGCTGGACATGAgcaagctgcagcacgtggTCCCGCTCGATAAGGCTACGGAGGCACGAACCTCAAACGTGTACCACACCGACGCATCCGTCGCACCGGGCTCCTCGACGCTGCAGGGGTCGCACggcgagctgccgccgtcgactGTGCACGAGAACAGCTCCCTTGCCGCCGGTGCCTCCTCCGTGTACCCGCGACATGAGAGAGCTGGCATGTACGGCGGCATCCCGATCGAGGCGAGCGAGGTGCAGTTCAGCAGTGCTCTGCCGACGGTGATGGGAACGGTCTTGGCCGCCTCGAACACGACCGAGTaccacagcagccaccaccTCTCTGGTGCTTCCACGTACttggcgtcgtcggcgctgccgagcgcGAGTGCGCTTGATACCGAGCTGTCCTCCTACCACCTACAGTCAGTCGCCCGCTCTACTGCGTACGGCTACGCACCCGTGACGGCCTCTGGAATGCCTATGCCCGGCGGTGCTCAGCTATCcgtcggcgagggcggcagcatGCCATACCCATACGAGGCGTCGAACGGCGAGCGATTCGGCTCTCTCGGCGGCGCGGCCAGCTCACGGGCGAGTGCGCCCTACGACCCCACCCAGCAGCCGTCTCAGGAATTCTCGCCGAccgaggagcaggaggagccgTGA